The Nocardioides salarius genome includes a region encoding these proteins:
- a CDS encoding DeoR/GlpR family DNA-binding transcription regulator, whose product MEATRRHREILERARSSGRVEVGGLAVELGVAPETVRRDLRHLVDRGVLQRVHGGAYPVESAGYETDVATRSASGLDQKRRIATAAAQHLDGAETVYVDEGVTPQLVAEALRPDGPLTIVTSSLLTATALAARPEVTVLMLGGRVRGRTMATVDHWATHMLADLVIDLAILGANGVTREHGLTTPDPAVAAVKGLVVQRSRRRVFVGIHKKFGVSSFCRFAHVADFEVLVTDTGLSATEAHRYAALGPHVVRA is encoded by the coding sequence ATGGAGGCCACCAGACGCCACCGCGAGATCCTCGAGCGGGCCCGGTCGTCGGGGCGCGTCGAGGTCGGCGGCCTGGCCGTCGAGCTGGGGGTGGCGCCCGAGACCGTGCGCCGCGACCTGCGCCACCTCGTCGACCGCGGCGTGCTGCAGCGGGTGCACGGCGGGGCCTACCCCGTCGAGAGCGCCGGCTACGAGACCGACGTCGCCACCCGCAGCGCCAGCGGTCTCGACCAGAAGCGCCGCATCGCGACCGCGGCAGCCCAGCACCTCGACGGCGCGGAGACGGTCTACGTCGACGAGGGCGTCACCCCCCAGCTGGTGGCCGAGGCGCTGCGTCCCGACGGCCCGCTGACCATCGTCACGTCGTCGCTGCTGACCGCCACCGCGCTGGCGGCCCGCCCCGAGGTGACCGTCCTGATGCTCGGGGGACGGGTGCGTGGTCGGACCATGGCCACCGTCGACCACTGGGCCACCCACATGCTCGCCGACCTGGTCATCGACCTGGCCATCCTCGGCGCCAACGGCGTGACCCGTGAGCACGGGCTGACCACCCCCGACCCGGCCGTGGCCGCGGTCAAGGGGCTGGTCGTCCAGCGCTCGCGGCGCCGCGTCTTCGTCGGCATCCACAAGAAGTTCGGCGTCTCGAGCTTCTGCCGCTTCGCACACGTCGCCGACTTCGAGGTCCTGGTCACCGACACGGGCCTCAGCGCCACCGAGGCGCACCGCTATGCCGCGCTCGGACCCCACGTGGTGCGCGCCTAG
- a CDS encoding LacI family DNA-binding transcriptional regulator, translating into MSTPEIKPATIYDVAREAGVSISTVSNVLNKPGRVGARTRERVLGAADRLGYVPKASAAQLARKRVGRIGVVAPFSAYPSYLRRLVGVMRAAAGEPIEISVIDHESAATASSPVLASMPLRGSVDGLLVMGSQIEQDIEDRWHQHGLPVVLVDAPSAVFSVVNIDDYSAGALAANHLLELGHRRIGYVLEQQESDYASQARRRFGGFRAAVEDRGGVDLVVTECEGTVQAAQAAGEALLASAERPTAVMAHFDDLALGVARAAGRAGLCVPDDLSVLGFDDGPVAEAAGLSTVRQPFEESGEVGLRLLLEAMGGHAQRRSTLLDCQVVTRGSTGAPR; encoded by the coding sequence GTGTCCACCCCGGAGATCAAGCCCGCCACCATCTACGACGTGGCCCGTGAGGCGGGCGTGAGCATCTCGACCGTCTCCAACGTCCTGAACAAGCCGGGCCGGGTGGGTGCGCGGACGCGGGAGCGCGTGCTCGGTGCTGCCGACCGCCTGGGGTACGTGCCCAAGGCGAGTGCGGCGCAGCTGGCGCGCAAGCGGGTGGGGCGCATCGGCGTCGTGGCTCCCTTCTCCGCCTACCCCTCCTACCTGAGGCGTCTGGTGGGGGTGATGCGGGCCGCGGCGGGGGAGCCGATCGAGATCTCGGTCATCGATCACGAGTCCGCGGCGACCGCGTCGTCGCCGGTGCTGGCCAGCATGCCGCTGCGGGGATCGGTCGACGGGCTGCTCGTCATGGGATCCCAGATCGAGCAGGACATCGAGGACCGGTGGCACCAGCACGGCCTTCCTGTCGTGCTGGTCGATGCGCCGAGTGCGGTCTTCAGCGTCGTGAACATCGACGACTACAGCGCGGGCGCCCTTGCCGCCAACCACCTCCTCGAGCTGGGACACCGCCGGATCGGCTACGTCCTGGAGCAGCAGGAGTCGGACTACGCCTCCCAGGCGCGCCGACGTTTCGGTGGGTTCCGTGCCGCCGTCGAAGACCGTGGCGGTGTCGACCTGGTGGTCACCGAGTGCGAAGGAACGGTTCAGGCTGCGCAGGCCGCCGGAGAGGCGCTGCTGGCGAGCGCGGAGCGCCCGACCGCGGTGATGGCACACTTCGACGACCTTGCGCTGGGGGTGGCCCGCGCAGCCGGCCGCGCAGGACTGTGCGTCCCTGACGACCTCTCGGTGCTCGGGTTCGACGACGGGCCGGTGGCCGAGGCCGCGGGGCTGTCGACGGTGCGGCAACCCTTCGAGGAGTCCGGGGAGGTCGGGCTGCGCCTGCTGCTGGAGGCGATGGGCGGGCACGCGCAACGACGTTCCACCCTCCTCGACTGTCAGGTGGTCACCCGCGGGAGCACAGGGGCACCGCGCTGA
- a CDS encoding carbohydrate ABC transporter permease, giving the protein MSATATPAPEDQARSGHRSRPPRHELTRAQKWRRRGPLMPALIFTIIVTQLPFLLTIAISTLNWNVLQPGDKNFLGMGNFSSFAGFDNYRTVFTDSRLRDAVLNTMVLTVSVVLISMMLGLMLAILLDRKFPGRGLARTLLIAPFLVMPVASALIWKHALYNPDYGLFNGTLNWVWQLFGAEEGPVIDYVSTFPMPAVIAALVWQWTPFMMLILLAGLQSQPGDVLEAAKIDRASGMQTFRFITLPHLRRYIELSILLGSIYVLQTFDAIFTITQGGPGSATTNLPYEIYLTLFRKFEYGEAAAAGVVVVIGSIVVATFALRVISSLFSEEHQR; this is encoded by the coding sequence ATGAGTGCCACCGCCACCCCGGCGCCGGAGGACCAGGCCCGTTCGGGCCACCGCTCCCGCCCACCTCGCCACGAGCTGACCCGCGCCCAGAAGTGGCGTCGTCGCGGCCCGCTGATGCCGGCGCTGATCTTCACGATCATCGTCACCCAGCTGCCGTTCCTGCTCACGATCGCCATCTCGACGCTGAACTGGAACGTGCTGCAGCCCGGCGACAAGAACTTCCTGGGGATGGGCAACTTCAGCTCGTTCGCCGGGTTCGACAACTACCGGACCGTCTTCACCGACAGCCGGCTGCGCGACGCGGTGCTCAACACCATGGTGCTCACCGTGTCGGTGGTCCTCATCAGCATGATGCTGGGCCTGATGCTCGCGATCCTGCTGGACCGCAAGTTCCCGGGCCGCGGCCTGGCCCGCACGCTGCTGATCGCACCGTTCCTGGTGATGCCGGTGGCCTCGGCGCTGATCTGGAAGCACGCGCTCTACAACCCCGACTACGGCCTGTTCAACGGCACGCTCAACTGGGTCTGGCAGCTCTTCGGGGCCGAGGAGGGGCCGGTCATCGACTACGTCTCCACCTTCCCGATGCCCGCGGTCATCGCGGCCCTGGTCTGGCAGTGGACGCCGTTCATGATGCTGATCCTGCTCGCCGGGCTGCAGTCGCAGCCGGGTGACGTGCTCGAGGCCGCCAAGATCGACCGCGCGTCGGGGATGCAGACCTTCCGCTTCATCACGCTGCCGCACCTGCGCCGCTACATCGAGCTCTCGATCCTGCTGGGCTCGATCTACGTGCTGCAGACCTTCGACGCCATCTTCACCATCACCCAGGGCGGTCCCGGCTCGGCGACGACCAACCTGCCCTACGAGATCTACCTGACCCTGTTCCGCAAGTTCGAGTACGGCGAGGCCGCTGCGGCCGGCGTCGTGGTCGTCATCGGCTCCATCGTCGTGGCGACCTTCGCCCTGCGGGTCATCTCGTCCCTCTTCAGCGAGGAGCACCAGCGATGA
- a CDS encoding mannitol dehydrogenase family protein, with product MSLPASAATALGLDSLSRLADRLPVPSYDRGRLRHGIAHLGVGGFHRAHQAMYLDALMNRGEALDWAVTGVGLMPGDVAMADAMAAQDNLYTVVVKHPDGSREPRVVGAMVDYLFAPEQGARVLDLLADASTRIVSLTVTEGGYHVHQVTGELDPDDIGLQRDLRAGPGELPVTAFGYVVEALARRRAAGTAPFTVMSCDNIQGNGHVASRMITAFARLRDPDLADWIAAEVRFPSSMVDRITPVTTDDDREDLAARWGVSDAWPVVCEPFTQWVLEDDFGPLGRPVLEDVGVQVVPDVTPYELMKLRLLNAGHQALAYLGALAGYTYAHEASADPLFERFLLGYMEQEASPTLAELPGVDLDAYRHQLVERFANPEVRDTLARLCAESSDRIPKWLLPVVRERLAAGGEVRHAALVVAAWSRYAEGVDEQGRPIDVVDRRREAVLARAQAQAQDPLAFLRDPDLFGALADEARFTEPYLEARRLLHEVGAQETLRRWVGSLSA from the coding sequence GTGAGCCTGCCGGCCTCCGCCGCCACCGCGCTGGGCCTGGACTCGCTGTCCCGGCTCGCCGACCGGCTGCCGGTGCCGTCGTACGACCGAGGTCGCCTGCGGCACGGGATCGCCCACCTCGGGGTGGGCGGCTTCCACCGCGCGCACCAGGCGATGTACCTCGACGCGCTGATGAACCGGGGCGAGGCGCTCGACTGGGCCGTCACCGGCGTCGGGCTGATGCCCGGCGACGTCGCGATGGCCGACGCGATGGCCGCGCAGGACAACCTCTACACGGTCGTGGTCAAGCACCCCGACGGCTCGCGCGAGCCGCGTGTCGTCGGGGCGATGGTCGACTACCTCTTCGCGCCCGAGCAGGGGGCCAGGGTGCTCGACCTGCTCGCCGACGCCAGTACCCGCATCGTGTCGCTGACCGTGACCGAGGGTGGCTACCACGTGCACCAGGTCACCGGGGAGCTCGATCCCGACGACATCGGCCTGCAGCGCGACCTGCGGGCCGGCCCGGGCGAGCTGCCGGTCACCGCGTTCGGGTACGTCGTGGAGGCGCTCGCGCGCCGCCGGGCCGCCGGCACGGCGCCGTTCACCGTGATGTCGTGCGACAACATCCAGGGCAACGGTCACGTGGCCAGCCGGATGATCACCGCCTTCGCCCGGCTCCGCGACCCCGACCTGGCCGACTGGATCGCCGCCGAGGTGCGCTTCCCGAGCTCGATGGTCGACCGGATCACCCCGGTCACCACCGACGACGACCGTGAGGACCTCGCGGCGCGGTGGGGGGTCTCCGACGCGTGGCCGGTGGTCTGCGAGCCCTTCACCCAGTGGGTGCTCGAGGACGACTTCGGCCCGCTGGGAAGGCCTGTGCTGGAGGACGTGGGGGTGCAGGTCGTGCCCGACGTGACGCCGTACGAGCTGATGAAGCTGCGGCTGCTCAACGCCGGGCACCAGGCGCTGGCCTACCTCGGTGCGCTGGCGGGCTACACCTACGCGCACGAGGCGTCGGCCGACCCGCTCTTCGAGCGATTCCTGCTCGGCTACATGGAGCAGGAGGCCAGCCCGACCCTGGCCGAGCTGCCCGGCGTCGACCTCGACGCCTACCGGCACCAGCTCGTCGAGCGGTTCGCGAACCCCGAGGTCCGCGACACGCTGGCTCGGCTGTGCGCCGAGAGCTCCGACCGCATCCCCAAGTGGCTGCTCCCGGTGGTCCGCGAGCGGCTCGCTGCCGGCGGCGAGGTCAGGCACGCCGCCCTCGTGGTGGCCGCGTGGTCGCGCTACGCCGAGGGCGTCGACGAGCAGGGGCGGCCGATCGACGTCGTCGACCGGCGCCGCGAGGCCGTGCTGGCCCGCGCGCAGGCGCAGGCCCAGGACCCGCTGGCCTTCCTGCGCGACCCCGACCTCTTCGGCGCCCTCGCCGACGAGGCCCGGTTCACCGAGCCCTACCTCGAGGCCCGCCGGCTGCTGCACGAGGTGGGCGCGCAGGAGACGCTGCGGCGCTGGGTGGGCAGCCTGTCGGCGTAG
- a CDS encoding LUD domain-containing protein — MSGTFVGMPAFPEAARAALGDTQLRHNLAHATGVIRSKRAAVVGELEQAGIWEDLRLAGAAVKQRALDDLATHLETLERTLTAAGATVHWARDAAEANAVVVEVARAHGADEVVKVKSMATQEIGLNEALEAQGIAAWETDLAELIVQLGEDLPSHILVPAIHRNRAEIREIFLRRMAEVGRPAPADLSDEPAVLAGAARDHLREKFLRAKVGVSGANFAVAETGTLVVVESEGNGRMCLTLPEVLVSVVGIEKVVPTWAELDPLLRLLPRSSTGERMNPYTSTWSGVTDPDGGADGPREVHVVLLDNGRTRALADATGRQALRCIRCSACLNVCPVYERTGGHAYGSVYPGPIGAILNPLLADPEEPDAGVRAQTDSLPYASSLCGACFEACPVRIDIPEVLVHLRSKVVDSHRGDRVPKAEALAMKAAAWAFSDASRLGLVEKASGLSGRVLARLSRTTLPGGRPAAGRLPGPGAAAWTGARDLPAPPRESFRAWWARTDGGRTEPGAGAGPGVGGEQATGLPSSPVAEAPPPEPPAAEPAPAVGQQPVPEPEQLPAHRYPADPTGARAEVLDRVRAALTGVVPTPEPVPAPAGPAGTPAQVLDLFAERVADYRAVVERVTAADLAAHVAGLLAPTDRVVVPGGLDEALLEALGERGMPDDHLSAADLDRVDAVLTTASAGIAETGTIVLDHGPGQGRRALSLVPDRHIVVVRADQVVPDVPDAVDRLASAVRAGRALTWISGPSATSDIELDRVEGVHGPRRLHVLLVDPMG, encoded by the coding sequence GTGAGCGGGACGTTCGTGGGGATGCCGGCCTTCCCGGAGGCGGCACGGGCTGCGTTGGGCGACACCCAGCTGCGGCACAACCTGGCGCACGCGACGGGGGTGATCCGCAGCAAGCGTGCTGCGGTGGTGGGCGAGCTGGAGCAGGCGGGGATCTGGGAGGACCTGCGCCTGGCCGGGGCGGCGGTCAAGCAGCGTGCCCTCGACGACCTGGCCACCCACCTGGAGACCTTGGAGCGCACGCTGACCGCGGCCGGTGCGACCGTGCACTGGGCGCGTGATGCCGCGGAGGCGAACGCGGTCGTCGTGGAGGTCGCGCGGGCCCACGGGGCCGACGAGGTGGTCAAGGTGAAGTCGATGGCCACCCAGGAGATCGGGCTCAACGAGGCGCTGGAGGCGCAGGGGATCGCGGCGTGGGAGACCGACCTGGCCGAGCTGATCGTGCAGCTGGGCGAGGACCTGCCCTCGCACATCCTGGTGCCGGCGATCCACCGCAACCGCGCCGAGATCCGTGAGATCTTCCTGCGCCGGATGGCCGAGGTCGGCCGCCCCGCGCCGGCGGACCTGTCCGACGAGCCGGCCGTGCTGGCCGGGGCGGCACGCGACCACCTGCGCGAGAAGTTCCTGCGCGCCAAGGTGGGGGTCTCGGGCGCCAACTTCGCGGTCGCGGAGACCGGGACGCTGGTGGTGGTGGAGTCGGAGGGCAACGGGCGGATGTGCCTGACCCTGCCCGAGGTGCTCGTCTCGGTCGTGGGGATCGAGAAGGTGGTGCCGACCTGGGCCGAGCTCGACCCGTTGCTGCGGTTGTTGCCGCGCTCCTCGACCGGGGAGCGGATGAACCCCTACACCTCGACCTGGTCCGGGGTCACCGACCCCGACGGCGGCGCGGACGGGCCGCGGGAGGTGCACGTGGTGCTGCTGGACAACGGCCGCACCCGCGCCCTGGCCGACGCCACCGGTCGCCAGGCGCTGCGCTGCATCCGCTGCTCGGCCTGCCTCAACGTGTGCCCGGTCTACGAGCGCACCGGCGGGCACGCCTACGGCTCGGTCTACCCGGGCCCGATCGGGGCGATCCTCAACCCGCTGCTGGCCGATCCCGAGGAGCCCGACGCCGGGGTCCGGGCCCAGACCGACTCGCTGCCCTACGCCTCGTCGCTGTGCGGGGCCTGCTTCGAGGCCTGCCCGGTGCGCATCGACATCCCCGAGGTGCTGGTGCACCTGCGCTCCAAGGTCGTCGACTCCCACCGCGGCGACCGGGTGCCGAAGGCGGAGGCGCTGGCCATGAAGGCCGCCGCCTGGGCCTTCTCCGACGCCTCGCGGCTGGGCCTGGTCGAGAAGGCCTCCGGTCTCTCGGGGCGGGTCCTGGCGCGCCTGTCGCGTACGACGCTGCCGGGCGGTCGCCCCGCGGCGGGACGCCTGCCCGGCCCGGGCGCCGCAGCCTGGACCGGCGCCCGCGACCTGCCCGCCCCACCCCGCGAGTCGTTCCGGGCCTGGTGGGCCCGCACCGACGGCGGCCGCACCGAGCCCGGCGCCGGCGCCGGCCCCGGGGTCGGCGGTGAGCAGGCAACCGGCCTGCCCAGCAGTCCGGTTGCTGAGGCACCGCCGCCCGAGCCGCCCGCCGCTGAGCCCGCCCCGGCGGTGGGCCAGCAACCGGTCCCGGAGCCGGAACAGTTGCCAGCTCACCGCTACCCGGCCGACCCGACCGGCGCCCGCGCCGAGGTGCTCGACCGGGTGCGTGCGGCGCTGACGGGGGTCGTCCCCACGCCCGAGCCGGTCCCGGCGCCGGCCGGTCCCGCGGGCACGCCCGCCCAGGTGCTCGACCTGTTCGCCGAGCGGGTGGCCGACTACCGCGCCGTGGTGGAGCGGGTGACGGCCGCCGACCTGGCCGCCCACGTCGCCGGCCTGCTCGCGCCGACCGACCGGGTCGTCGTACCTGGCGGGCTCGACGAGGCGCTCCTCGAGGCGCTGGGGGAGCGCGGGATGCCTGACGACCACCTCTCGGCCGCCGACCTCGACCGCGTCGACGCGGTGCTCACCACCGCCAGCGCCGGGATCGCCGAGACCGGCACGATCGTGCTCGACCACGGGCCGGGCCAGGGCCGCCGGGCCCTGAGCCTGGTGCCCGACCGCCACATCGTGGTGGTGCGCGCCGACCAGGTCGTGCCCGACGTCCCCGACGCCGTCGACCGGCTTGCCTCCGCGGTGCGCGCGGGGCGCGCGTTGACCTGGATCAGCGGGCCCTCGGCCACCAGTGACATCGAGCTCGACCGTGTCGAGGGGGTGCACGGCCCTCGCCGGCTGCACGTGCTGCTGGTCGACCCGATGGGCTGA
- a CDS encoding carbohydrate ABC transporter permease: MSTRTPDQSTGTRHPADPLDAHGADPGDVAQGIAPPPAQKRRRRRSSSGDGDRAGWRWATLAWVLTLLFVAPVFWMILTSFHQESDAATSPPSLFAPLSFDNYAAVFDRGASTFLINSAIASGVSTLLVLILAVPAAYALSIRPVEKWTDVMFFFLSTKFLPPIAALLPVYLIVKQIGGLDNIYTLVLLYTAMNMPIAVWMMQSFLAEIPPEILEAAQVDGAGFLRTVWSIVTPMASPGLAATALICFIFSWNEFMFAVNLTATVSATSPIFLVGFISSQGLFLAKLCAAATLVSLPVMIAGFAAQDKLVRGLSLGAVK, from the coding sequence ATGAGCACGCGCACCCCCGACCAGAGCACCGGGACCCGTCACCCGGCCGACCCGCTCGACGCCCACGGGGCCGACCCCGGCGACGTCGCCCAGGGCATCGCACCGCCGCCGGCCCAGAAGCGCCGCCGCCGGCGCAGCAGCAGCGGCGACGGCGACCGGGCCGGGTGGCGCTGGGCCACGCTGGCCTGGGTGCTGACCCTGCTCTTCGTGGCGCCGGTCTTCTGGATGATCCTGACCTCGTTCCACCAGGAGTCCGACGCGGCCACCAGCCCGCCGTCGCTCTTCGCGCCGCTGAGCTTCGACAACTACGCGGCCGTCTTCGACCGGGGGGCGAGCACCTTCCTGATCAACTCCGCGATCGCCAGCGGGGTCTCGACGCTGCTGGTGCTCATCCTGGCGGTGCCGGCGGCGTACGCGCTGTCGATCCGGCCGGTGGAGAAGTGGACCGACGTGATGTTCTTCTTCCTCTCCACCAAGTTCCTGCCGCCGATCGCGGCGCTGCTGCCGGTCTACCTGATCGTCAAGCAGATCGGGGGGCTCGACAACATCTACACGCTGGTCCTGCTCTACACGGCGATGAACATGCCGATCGCGGTCTGGATGATGCAGTCGTTCCTGGCCGAGATCCCGCCCGAGATCCTCGAGGCGGCCCAGGTCGACGGGGCCGGCTTCCTGCGCACCGTGTGGAGCATCGTGACGCCGATGGCCTCACCTGGGCTGGCCGCGACCGCGCTGATCTGCTTCATCTTCAGCTGGAACGAGTTCATGTTCGCGGTGAACCTGACGGCCACGGTCTCGGCGACCTCGCCGATCTTCCTGGTCGGGTTCATCTCGAGCCAGGGCCTGTTCCTGGCCAAGCTGTGCGCGGCCGCGACCCTGGTCTCGCTGCCGGTGATGATCGCCGGCTTCGCGGCCCAGGACAAGCTGGTGCGGGGCCTGTCGCTGGGAGCGGTCAAGTGA
- a CDS encoding ABC transporter substrate-binding protein, translated as MSITKRRLAAAAIAPAVAGLVLSGCAGAGGGGEAGTDGEGGAITVLMVGNPQMQDIQQITEDTFTADTGIEVNYTVLPENELRDKVTQDVATGAGQYDVVSVGAYEVPIWAKNGWLKPVDEYVEGDDDYDVDDLLDPMIASLSSDDQLYALPFYGESSFLMYRKDVLKDEGIEMPERPTWDEVADIAAQVDGAQPGMKGICLRGLPGWGEMFAPLTTVVNTFGGTWFTEDWEAQVDSPEFTEAVQFYVDLVRDHGEAGAAQAGFTECLNAMSQSKVAMWYDATSAAGSLEDPQVSNVAGKVGYAFAPVKETDSSGWLWTWSWAMPETTTNSDAAAEFMLWATSKEYEQTVGEELGWSRLPAGKRESTYEIAEYQEVSEAFGPITLQAIEEADPTDPGVQPRPTVGVQFVGVPEFADLGTKVSQEISAAIAGRGTVDEALAQGQELAEEVASQYQ; from the coding sequence ATGAGCATCACGAAGAGGCGGCTCGCCGCAGCAGCCATCGCTCCGGCGGTGGCAGGACTCGTACTCAGCGGCTGTGCCGGCGCCGGAGGCGGCGGCGAGGCCGGCACCGACGGCGAGGGTGGCGCCATCACCGTCCTGATGGTCGGCAACCCGCAGATGCAGGACATCCAGCAGATCACCGAGGACACCTTCACCGCCGACACCGGCATCGAGGTCAACTACACCGTGCTCCCCGAGAACGAGCTCCGTGACAAGGTCACCCAGGACGTCGCCACCGGCGCCGGCCAGTACGACGTGGTCTCGGTGGGCGCCTACGAGGTGCCGATCTGGGCCAAGAACGGCTGGCTGAAGCCGGTCGACGAGTACGTCGAGGGTGACGACGACTACGACGTCGACGACCTGCTCGACCCGATGATCGCCTCGCTCTCCTCCGACGACCAGCTCTACGCGCTCCCGTTCTACGGCGAGTCGTCGTTCCTGATGTACCGCAAGGACGTGCTGAAGGACGAGGGCATCGAGATGCCCGAGCGGCCCACCTGGGACGAGGTCGCCGACATCGCGGCCCAGGTCGACGGCGCCCAGCCGGGCATGAAGGGGATCTGCCTGCGCGGCCTGCCGGGCTGGGGCGAGATGTTCGCCCCGCTCACCACGGTGGTCAACACCTTCGGCGGCACCTGGTTCACCGAGGACTGGGAGGCCCAGGTCGACAGCCCCGAGTTCACCGAGGCCGTGCAGTTCTACGTCGACCTGGTGCGAGACCACGGTGAGGCCGGTGCCGCGCAGGCGGGCTTCACCGAGTGCCTCAACGCGATGAGCCAGAGCAAGGTCGCGATGTGGTACGACGCCACCTCGGCCGCCGGCTCGCTCGAGGACCCGCAGGTCAGCAATGTCGCCGGGAAGGTCGGCTACGCCTTCGCCCCGGTCAAGGAGACCGACTCCAGCGGCTGGCTGTGGACCTGGTCGTGGGCGATGCCCGAGACCACCACCAACTCCGACGCGGCCGCCGAGTTCATGTTGTGGGCCACCTCCAAGGAGTACGAGCAGACCGTCGGCGAGGAGCTCGGCTGGTCGCGGCTGCCCGCGGGCAAGCGAGAGAGCACCTACGAGATCGCCGAGTACCAGGAGGTCTCGGAGGCCTTCGGCCCGATCACGCTGCAGGCCATCGAGGAGGCCGACCCGACCGACCCCGGTGTCCAGCCCCGCCCGACCGTCGGCGTGCAGTTCGTCGGCGTCCCCGAGTTCGCCGACCTCGGCACCAAGGTCTCCCAGGAGATCTCGGCCGCCATCGCCGGCAGGGGCACCGTCGACGAGGCGCTGGCCCAGGGCCAGGAGCTCGCTGAAGAGGTCGCCTCCCAGTACCAGTGA
- a CDS encoding (Fe-S)-binding protein, giving the protein MTRTVPAPESGPMRVALSVTCVNDAMFPETGKAVVRLLRRLGCEVEFPAAQTCCAQPMVNTGYLDEAVPVVRTYVDAFAGYDAIVTPSGSCAGSARHQHGLVAERGVANGSDPGLVGAVAAAPPTYELSEFLVDVLGVIDVGAYFPHTVTYHPTCHSLRMLGVGDRPRRLLEAVRGLRLVELPKAEECCGFGGTFAVKNADTSVAMGADKARHVRSTGAEVLVAGDNSCLMHVGGVLSRQRSGVRVVHLAEVLAATEGTEGQS; this is encoded by the coding sequence ATGACACGCACCGTCCCTGCCCCGGAGAGTGGTCCCATGCGAGTAGCCCTGTCGGTCACGTGCGTCAACGACGCGATGTTCCCCGAGACCGGCAAGGCGGTGGTGCGGCTGCTGCGGCGGCTGGGCTGCGAGGTGGAGTTCCCGGCGGCGCAGACGTGCTGTGCGCAGCCGATGGTGAACACGGGCTACCTCGACGAGGCGGTGCCCGTGGTGCGGACCTATGTCGACGCGTTCGCGGGGTACGACGCGATCGTGACCCCGAGCGGGTCGTGCGCGGGCTCGGCGCGTCACCAGCACGGGCTGGTGGCCGAGCGCGGGGTCGCGAACGGCAGCGACCCGGGCCTGGTGGGCGCGGTGGCGGCGGCGCCGCCGACGTACGAGCTGAGCGAGTTCCTGGTCGACGTGCTGGGGGTGATCGACGTGGGGGCCTACTTCCCGCACACGGTGACCTACCACCCGACGTGCCACTCGTTGCGGATGCTGGGGGTGGGCGACCGGCCTCGGCGGCTGCTGGAGGCGGTGCGGGGTCTGCGGCTGGTGGAGCTGCCGAAGGCCGAGGAGTGCTGCGGTTTCGGTGGGACGTTCGCGGTGAAGAACGCCGACACGTCGGTGGCGATGGGTGCGGACAAGGCACGTCATGTGCGCTCGACGGGCGCGGAGGTGCTGGTGGCCGGTGACAACAGCTGTCTGATGCACGTGGGTGGGGTGCTGTCGCGGCAGCGTTCGGGGGTGCGGGTGGTGCACCTGGCCGAGGTGCTGGCGGCGACCGAGGGCACGGAGGGACAGTCGTGA